From the genome of Geminocystis herdmanii PCC 6308, one region includes:
- a CDS encoding glycosyltransferase family 39 protein produces the protein MGNKVRSNSQYWLKIVIIIVILWGVFFRVTNIDKKIYWHDEVYTSLRVAGYKGDEVVTTFFNGEIITVKDLLEFQTLKSETPLIYTINSLIEHPEHPPLYYLLLRFWQDLFGSSIIINRSLSILFSLLIFPAIYYLSQQLFNNNLVNLISISLIAISPVQILYAQEAREYSLWMLSIILSSLFFFKSIKTNNISHWFMYSLTLSLTFYTSILSAFLPIIKVSYIYLIGKILAVQTKINFLIFTSISGILFIPWLVITVINFSILKDKTNWTNTQQSLELLANLWGLHFTSLFIDFGLPLYHWASYIFIIFIFSIIFYSFFFMVNNISKNIWLYLLLLVLIPTLGLILPDLIFGGIKSSMTRYFFPAYLSIYLTIAYTLGKKIEQKSQTSSLILIIIFTLSIISNIISSNAQTWWNKASSYHNAVIAQMINQAENPLVITQNLDINKGNIISISHNLKPETKLQLLNTNTSIKAHPEFKEIYIFNPSPQLINSLEKLYHQKLENKNYSLYYFNILLPKLNF, from the coding sequence ATGGGAAATAAAGTTCGATCGAACTCTCAATATTGGTTAAAAATAGTTATCATCATTGTTATTCTTTGGGGTGTTTTTTTTCGAGTAACTAATATTGATAAAAAAATTTATTGGCATGACGAAGTTTATACCTCTTTAAGGGTAGCAGGTTATAAAGGAGATGAAGTAGTAACAACATTTTTTAATGGAGAAATTATCACCGTTAAAGACTTATTAGAATTTCAGACATTAAAATCAGAAACTCCCTTAATCTACACTATTAACTCCTTAATTGAACATCCAGAACATCCACCATTATATTATTTATTATTACGTTTTTGGCAAGATTTATTCGGAAGTTCAATAATTATAAATCGTAGCTTATCTATTCTCTTTAGTCTATTAATTTTTCCTGCAATTTATTATTTATCTCAACAATTATTTAATAATAATTTAGTTAATTTAATTAGTATAAGTTTAATCGCAATTTCACCAGTACAAATATTGTATGCCCAAGAAGCAAGAGAATATAGTTTATGGATGTTAAGCATTATTTTATCGAGTCTATTTTTTTTCAAAAGTATAAAAACTAATAATATTTCTCATTGGTTTATGTATAGTTTAACTTTAAGTTTGACTTTTTATACTTCCATTTTATCAGCATTTTTACCTATAATTAAGGTTAGTTATATCTATTTAATTGGCAAAATTTTAGCAGTACAAACTAAAATCAATTTTTTAATTTTTACCAGTATAAGTGGAATATTATTTATACCTTGGTTAGTGATAACTGTTATAAATTTTAGTATTCTAAAGGATAAAACTAATTGGACAAATACACAACAATCTTTAGAATTATTAGCAAATTTATGGGGTTTACATTTTACCAGTTTATTCATTGATTTTGGTTTACCTTTATATCATTGGGCTAGTTATATTTTTATTATTTTTATCTTCAGTATCATTTTTTATAGTTTCTTTTTTATGGTGAATAACATTAGTAAAAATATTTGGCTTTATTTATTATTATTAGTATTAATTCCTACTTTGGGATTAATTCTACCTGATTTAATTTTTGGGGGAATTAAGTCAAGTATGACTCGATATTTTTTTCCTGCATATCTTTCTATTTATCTCACTATTGCTTATACTTTAGGCAAAAAAATAGAACAAAAATCGCAAACTTCGTCACTAATTTTAATTATAATTTTTACTTTGAGTATCATATCAAATATAATAAGTAGTAATGCTCAAACTTGGTGGAATAAAGCCTCTAGTTACCATAATGCTGTTATTGCACAAATGATTAATCAAGCTGAAAATCCTCTAGTTATTACCCAAAATTTAGATATTAATAAAGGAAATATTATTTCTATTAGTCATAATTTAAAACCAGAAACAAAACTACAATTACTAAATACAAATACATCGATAAAAGCCCATCCAGAATTTAAAGAAATTTATATTTTTAATCCATCGCCTCAACTGATTAATTCTTTAGAAAAACTTTATCATCAAAAATTAGAGAATAAAAATTATTCACTTTACTATTTCAATATACTTCTCCCTAAATTAAATTTTTAA
- a CDS encoding glycosyltransferase family 2 protein — translation MRLQSKSFSPRLFIIALVSSSIAIILTWIFSNNFIDKIANIFPCFNQSNLLLFLPLIIGISIVQTTITLSPNQQKWSRIIIVFTSLFFMIRYFWWRSNSTLNLIDPINSIFSIGLLLIEIAFIVSPFWQGILTLNIKNRKTQADRMEEAVKQGIYQPTVDILIPSYNEPLEVVKKTIVGCQAIEYNQKKIYLLDDGHREEIKELCAKLNCNYVSRENRLHAKAGNLNHALNLTDGELIVVFDADFIPTTNFLTRSIGFFQDLKIGLLQTYQSFYSHDPIARNLGLEDKIPTEVEIFSRYYQPIRDSINTALCYGSSFVVRRKYLEKIGGFVIETLSEDYHTSIRLSAKNYQVIYLKESLSAGLSAENIFGHIRQRKRWARGTIQTLFISENPLKIKGLKLPQRIAHLEGILQWFMSPLRLLLLLLPLAYNSFDIIPIETNFQETLSFFFPFYFIQILTFSWLNYKTRSALLADIYNVVTAVPITEEIIKTLINPFASIFKVTPKGIKSDNYYFNWRLAFPLIFLLAVNLTTFINFLSKFNQFDNSLNVDLVIFWNIYNLIILTLSIMVMLDIPKLDTYQWLKINKKIRIITPDRKYETITSKICEYGIEIQQNLLVNMPEKGKIEFIEEGLLLEFQRQHYNQPTSSDKLIFINVSLSQYRQLIKIIFCLPNQWIFQQTQGELMSLWLLFYTLFATPYKFIKTKINAKLNY, via the coding sequence ATGCGTCTTCAATCTAAAAGTTTTTCTCCTCGACTCTTTATTATAGCTTTAGTTAGTAGTTCGATCGCCATTATATTGACTTGGATTTTTAGCAATAATTTTATAGATAAAATAGCGAACATATTTCCTTGTTTTAATCAGTCTAATTTACTCTTATTTTTACCATTAATCATCGGTATCTCGATCGTTCAAACTACCATAACATTATCACCGAACCAGCAAAAATGGTCAAGGATAATTATAGTTTTTACCTCTTTATTTTTTATGATACGTTATTTTTGGTGGCGATCAAACTCCACTCTTAACTTAATTGATCCCATCAATAGTATCTTTAGTATAGGTTTATTATTAATCGAAATAGCTTTTATAGTTAGTCCATTTTGGCAGGGAATTTTAACCTTAAATATTAAGAATAGAAAAACCCAAGCCGATAGAATGGAAGAAGCCGTTAAACAAGGAATTTATCAACCTACTGTAGATATTTTAATCCCTAGTTATAACGAACCTTTAGAAGTAGTAAAAAAAACGATCGTTGGTTGTCAAGCCATAGAATATAATCAAAAAAAAATCTATCTTTTAGATGATGGGCATAGAGAAGAAATCAAGGAATTGTGTGCGAAGCTAAACTGTAATTATGTTAGCCGTGAAAATCGTCTCCACGCCAAAGCAGGAAACTTAAACCATGCTTTAAATCTTACAGATGGAGAATTAATCGTTGTTTTTGATGCTGACTTTATTCCTACTACTAACTTTTTAACACGCTCGATCGGCTTTTTTCAAGACCTAAAAATAGGCTTATTACAAACTTACCAGAGTTTTTACTCTCATGATCCCATTGCCAGAAATTTAGGTTTAGAAGACAAAATACCCACAGAAGTAGAAATTTTTTCCCGTTATTATCAACCGATTCGAGATAGTATTAATACCGCTTTATGTTATGGAAGTTCATTTGTTGTGAGAAGAAAATATTTAGAAAAAATAGGCGGTTTTGTCATCGAAACCCTTAGTGAAGATTATCATACAAGTATTCGTTTATCCGCAAAAAATTATCAAGTAATTTACCTAAAAGAAAGTTTAAGTGCCGGATTATCAGCAGAAAATATTTTTGGACATATTAGACAAAGAAAAAGATGGGCAAGAGGTACAATTCAAACCCTATTTATATCAGAAAATCCTCTCAAAATTAAAGGCTTAAAGTTACCCCAAAGAATAGCCCATTTAGAAGGTATTTTACAATGGTTTATGAGTCCATTAAGACTATTATTATTATTATTACCATTAGCATATAATAGTTTCGATATTATTCCCATTGAAACCAATTTTCAAGAAACACTCTCTTTCTTTTTTCCTTTCTATTTTATTCAAATATTAACTTTTTCATGGTTAAATTATAAAACTCGATCGGCTTTATTAGCAGATATTTATAACGTGGTAACAGCAGTACCAATTACAGAAGAAATTATCAAAACTTTAATCAATCCTTTTGCATCTATTTTCAAAGTAACACCAAAAGGAATTAAAAGCGATAATTATTATTTTAATTGGCGTTTAGCATTTCCGCTTATTTTTCTATTAGCAGTAAATTTAACTACTTTTATCAATTTTTTAAGTAAATTTAACCAGTTTGATAATTCCTTAAATGTAGATTTAGTTATTTTTTGGAATATTTATAACTTAATTATTTTGACACTCTCTATAATGGTGATGTTAGATATTCCTAAATTAGACACTTATCAATGGTTAAAAATCAACAAAAAAATTAGAATTATTACTCCTGATAGAAAGTATGAAACTATTACCAGTAAAATTTGTGAGTATGGTATAGAAATTCAACAAAATTTATTAGTAAATATGCCTGAAAAGGGAAAAATCGAGTTTATAGAAGAAGGATTATTATTAGAATTTCAACGTCAGCATTATAATCAACCAACATCTAGTGATAAACTAATATTTATTAATGTTTCTTTATCTCAATATCGTCAGTTAATCAAAATAATTTTTTGTCTGCCTAATCAGTGGATTTTTCAACAGACTCAAGGAGAATTAATGTCATTATGGCTATTATTTTATACCTTATTTGCCACTCCCTATAAATTTATCAAAACTAAAATAAATGCAAAATTAAATTATTAA
- a CDS encoding tetratricopeptide repeat protein: MLKSLIIAIFCCLCLFQNPTLAEDNPHITITDEQLQQGENIAREAILATENGDFPQAEIYWTQLIEQFPTNPAVWSNRGNARVSQNKLQDAIEDYNQSITLAPDAPDPYLNRGTAYEGLKQYQSAIEDYEKVLELSPEDAMAYNNLGNANAGLENWDTALQYYHKAFDLAPNFAFASANESLVMYQLGKKDEALTKMRNLVRKYPMFADMRAALTAVLWENGKQGEAESNWVAAIGIDTRYKDLDWLKTVRRWPPNMIVALENFLTLENN, translated from the coding sequence ATGTTAAAAAGCCTAATTATTGCCATTTTTTGTTGTCTGTGCTTATTTCAAAATCCCACTCTTGCAGAAGATAATCCTCATATTACCATTACAGACGAGCAACTACAACAAGGGGAAAATATCGCACGGGAAGCGATTTTAGCCACTGAAAATGGTGATTTTCCTCAAGCTGAAATTTATTGGACTCAATTAATTGAACAATTTCCCACCAATCCCGCCGTCTGGAGTAATCGTGGTAATGCGAGAGTCAGTCAAAATAAATTACAGGATGCCATCGAAGATTATAACCAGTCTATCACCCTTGCCCCCGATGCACCCGATCCTTATCTGAATCGTGGTACAGCTTATGAAGGACTGAAACAATATCAGAGTGCGATCGAAGACTACGAAAAAGTATTAGAATTATCTCCAGAAGATGCCATGGCATACAATAACTTAGGTAATGCCAACGCAGGATTAGAAAATTGGGACACCGCTCTCCAATACTATCATAAAGCCTTTGACTTAGCCCCTAATTTTGCTTTTGCCAGTGCCAACGAATCTCTCGTCATGTACCAATTAGGCAAAAAAGACGAAGCCTTAACCAAAATGCGCAATCTTGTGCGTAAATATCCCATGTTTGCTGATATGAGAGCGGCTTTAACCGCAGTATTATGGGAAAACGGAAAACAAGGGGAAGCAGAAAGTAATTGGGTAGCAGCTATTGGTATCGATACTCGTTACAAAGATTTAGACTGGTTAAAAACCGTAAGACGTTGGCCTCCTAACATGATTGTCGCCTTAGAAAACTTTTTGACTTTGGAGAACAATTAA
- a CDS encoding histidine triad nucleotide-binding protein: MSETIFSKIIRKEIPANIVYEDDLCLAFKDITPQAPTHILVIPKKPLERIDSAQNEDQALLGHLLLTVKKVAQEANLTNGYRVVINNGNDGGQTVDHLHLHILGDRSMQWPPG, translated from the coding sequence ATGAGCGAAACGATTTTTAGTAAAATTATTCGTAAAGAAATTCCTGCTAACATCGTCTATGAAGATGATTTATGTTTAGCATTTAAAGATATTACTCCCCAAGCGCCCACTCATATTCTGGTGATTCCAAAAAAACCTCTTGAAAGAATTGATAGTGCTCAAAATGAAGATCAAGCATTGTTAGGGCATCTACTTTTAACCGTGAAAAAAGTCGCTCAAGAAGCTAATTTAACCAACGGTTATCGAGTTGTAATTAATAATGGGAACGATGGAGGACAAACCGTAGATCATCTTCATCTACATATTTTAGGCGATCGATCGATGCAATGGCCACCCGGTTAA
- a CDS encoding DUF1823 family protein, with the protein MLEQLPPLNNETIWQIIEEKLPDDIANQLVWYHLGYRYNFETKTWDTDQVEQSWREEYPTPPDFIENRPPTVKLTRSIPSENKQLLKEELGFKGYKIGEFTPRHTRRATMANWLLSHKKITTKN; encoded by the coding sequence ATGTTAGAACAATTACCACCCCTTAATAATGAAACAATTTGGCAAATTATAGAAGAAAAATTACCAGATGATATTGCCAATCAATTAGTATGGTATCATTTAGGTTATCGTTATAATTTTGAGACAAAAACATGGGATACTGATCAAGTAGAACAATCTTGGCGAGAAGAATACCCAACGCCTCCAGATTTTATCGAAAATCGTCCTCCTACGGTAAAGTTAACCCGTTCTATTCCTTCAGAAAATAAACAACTTTTAAAAGAAGAATTAGGATTTAAAGGTTATAAAATAGGAGAATTTACTCCTCGTCATACCCGTAGAGCAACGATGGCAAATTGGCTATTAAGTCATAAAAAAATAACCACAAAAAATTAA
- a CDS encoding cryptochrome/photolyase family protein: protein MNIGIWILGNQLSHENTALIASLSEQKNSKILFIESLNHVQERRYHQQKLMFIWSAMRHFAEELKADNWQVDYKIDLDFFPVLNKWILENNLQELRLMSPVDRPFLSMINTWKLPCKIVFYPNNNFLWQPEEFKQWASNRKRLILEDFYRESRKKWQILLTENQQPVGGKWNLDKENRQPPKKNLSPPQPLFFPPDNITLEVKNYLSTLDIDTYGNNDNFHWAVTRKDALKVLNHFLDRGLENFGKYQDAMITNQEFMWHSLISPYLNIGLLNPLEVIKAVEKTYLEKNYPLNSVEGYIRQILGWREYMYGIYHYVKEDYFQSNYFNHQQPLPEFFWDSKKTKMNCLKQVLKQTENTGYAHHIQRLMIISNYGLIAGISPQALENWFHSAYIDAYDWVMQTNVLGMGQFADGGVLASKPYASSANYINKMSDYCSNCQYNYKEKIGENACPFNYLYWDFLRRHEDKLKSQGRMSLVLKHLEKISPEEWEKIDKKLDYKVALLDRT from the coding sequence ATGAATATTGGTATTTGGATTTTAGGTAATCAATTAAGTCATGAAAATACAGCTTTAATAGCTAGTTTATCTGAACAAAAAAATAGTAAAATTCTGTTCATTGAATCCCTTAATCATGTTCAAGAAAGACGCTATCATCAACAAAAATTAATGTTTATTTGGTCAGCAATGCGTCATTTTGCTGAAGAATTAAAAGCTGATAATTGGCAAGTTGATTATAAAATTGATTTAGATTTTTTCCCCGTATTAAATAAGTGGATATTAGAGAATAATCTTCAAGAATTAAGATTAATGTCTCCAGTCGATCGACCTTTTTTGAGTATGATTAATACTTGGAAATTACCTTGTAAAATAGTTTTTTATCCTAACAATAATTTTTTATGGCAACCAGAAGAATTTAAACAATGGGCAAGTAATAGAAAACGATTAATTTTAGAAGACTTTTATCGAGAAAGTCGAAAAAAATGGCAAATATTACTAACAGAAAATCAACAACCAGTGGGAGGTAAATGGAATTTAGACAAAGAAAATCGACAACCACCAAAGAAAAATTTATCTCCTCCTCAACCTCTTTTTTTTCCACCCGATAATATCACTTTAGAGGTAAAAAATTATCTATCCACATTAGATATTGATACCTATGGAAATAATGATAACTTTCACTGGGCAGTGACAAGAAAAGATGCTTTAAAAGTATTAAATCATTTTCTCGATCGAGGTTTAGAAAACTTTGGAAAATATCAAGATGCCATGATAACAAATCAAGAATTTATGTGGCATAGTTTAATCTCACCCTATCTAAATATAGGATTATTGAATCCTTTAGAAGTAATAAAGGCAGTAGAAAAAACTTACTTAGAAAAAAATTATCCCCTCAACTCAGTAGAAGGATATATTCGACAAATCTTAGGTTGGAGAGAATATATGTATGGAATTTATCACTATGTAAAAGAAGACTATTTCCAGAGTAATTATTTTAATCATCAACAACCATTACCAGAATTTTTTTGGGATAGTAAGAAAACAAAAATGAATTGTTTAAAACAAGTTTTAAAACAAACAGAAAATACTGGTTATGCCCATCATATACAAAGATTGATGATCATCAGTAACTATGGTTTAATCGCTGGAATTTCACCCCAAGCCTTAGAAAACTGGTTTCATAGTGCTTATATTGATGCCTATGATTGGGTTATGCAAACAAATGTATTAGGAATGGGACAATTTGCCGATGGCGGAGTTTTAGCATCAAAACCTTATGCTTCTTCTGCAAATTATATTAACAAAATGAGTGATTATTGTTCTAATTGTCAGTATAATTATAAAGAAAAAATAGGAGAAAATGCTTGTCCTTTTAATTATTTATATTGGGATTTTTTACGCCGTCATGAAGATAAATTAAAATCTCAGGGAAGAATGAGTTTAGTTTTAAAACACTTAGAAAAAATTTCTCCCGAAGAATGGGAAAAAATTGATAAAAAGCTGGATTACAAAGTGGCGTTGCTCGATCGAACTTGA
- a CDS encoding trans-splicing intein-formed DNA polymerase III subunit alpha N-terminal partner DnaE-N has product MSFVGLHIHTDYSLLDGASQIPALIDRATQLNMPAIAITDHGVMYGAIQLIKNCMNRGIKPIIGNEMYVINADITQQQKKIRKYHQIVLAKDTKGYQNLVKLTTISHLQGMQGKGPFGRPCINKELLEEYHEGLIVTSACLGGEIPQAILQGDYKRAREVAKWYKKVFGDDFYLEIQDHGSQEDRIVNTEIVKISKKLDIKIVATNDSHFISCNDVEAHDALLCINTKTNIDQLKRLRYSGTEYLKSEEEMKLLFRDHLDSEIIEESIKNTLEIADKIKPYHVLGEPRIPNYEVPAGHTAESFLEEVTWEGLLKRFKCYKRHEISPEYRERLEYELKMMEQMGFCTYFLVVWDYIKYARDNNIPVGPGRGSAAGSLVAYALGITNIDPVHHGLLFERFLNPERKSMPDVDTDFCIEKRDQMIKYVTDKYGEDNVAQIITFNRLTSKSVLKDVARVIGVEYSEADYMAKLIPVSRGKPTKLKVMISEETPAPEFKEKYDNEPHVKRWLDMAIRIEGTNKTFGVHAAGVVISSERLDEIVPLQKNNEGSIITQYFMEDLESLGLLKMDFLGLKNLTTIQKTAELIKQNQNITIDVDELPLGERKALEIIAKGTSKKLPYDVAQTHQLLERGDLEGVFQLESDGMKQIVKDLKPSGIEDISSILALYRPGPLDAGLIPLFIDRKHGREAIKYDHPLLEPILKETYAVLVYQEQIMKMAQDLAGYSLGEADLLRRAMGKKKASEMEKHREIFIDGSMKNGVTKEIAESLFKQMVQFAEYCLSYDTEVLTVEFGAIPMGKIVEERLNCQVYSVDKNGFIYTQNIAQWHDRGVQEVFEYELEDGRIIKATKDHKMMIENCEMVEIDRIFEEGLELFEVNI; this is encoded by the coding sequence ATGTCTTTTGTTGGCTTACACATTCATACCGATTACAGTCTCCTCGATGGCGCTTCTCAAATCCCCGCCTTGATCGATCGTGCTACACAACTGAATATGCCTGCGATCGCCATCACAGATCATGGAGTGATGTATGGTGCGATACAACTAATCAAAAACTGCATGAATAGAGGTATTAAACCGATTATTGGCAATGAAATGTATGTGATTAATGCAGATATAACACAACAACAGAAAAAAATTAGAAAATATCATCAAATAGTTTTAGCAAAAGACACAAAAGGTTATCAAAATTTAGTCAAATTAACCACCATTTCTCATCTTCAGGGAATGCAAGGAAAAGGCCCATTTGGCAGACCTTGTATTAATAAAGAGTTATTGGAAGAATATCATGAAGGATTAATTGTCACCAGTGCTTGTTTAGGAGGAGAAATTCCCCAAGCAATTTTACAAGGAGATTATAAAAGAGCAAGGGAAGTTGCTAAGTGGTATAAAAAAGTTTTTGGTGATGATTTTTATTTAGAAATTCAAGATCATGGTTCTCAAGAAGATAGAATAGTCAATACTGAAATTGTCAAAATCAGTAAGAAATTGGACATAAAAATAGTTGCAACGAATGATTCTCACTTTATTTCCTGCAATGATGTGGAAGCCCATGATGCCCTTTTATGTATTAATACAAAAACGAATATTGATCAGTTAAAAAGACTGCGTTATTCGGGTACAGAATACCTTAAATCGGAAGAAGAAATGAAGCTATTATTTAGAGATCATCTGGATAGCGAAATCATCGAAGAATCTATTAAAAATACCTTAGAAATAGCCGATAAAATTAAGCCTTATCATGTATTAGGTGAACCTCGTATTCCTAACTATGAAGTACCAGCAGGACACACCGCTGAAAGTTTTCTCGAAGAAGTGACATGGGAAGGACTTTTAAAGCGCTTTAAATGCTATAAACGCCATGAAATTTCTCCCGAATATAGAGAGAGATTAGAGTATGAATTAAAGATGATGGAACAAATGGGTTTTTGCACCTATTTTTTAGTAGTTTGGGACTATATTAAGTATGCAAGAGACAATAATATTCCTGTCGGTCCGGGTAGAGGTTCGGCGGCGGGTTCTTTAGTAGCTTATGCTTTAGGAATTACTAATATTGATCCCGTTCATCACGGCTTATTATTTGAAAGATTTTTAAATCCTGAGCGTAAATCTATGCCCGATGTTGATACAGATTTTTGCATAGAAAAAAGGGATCAAATGATTAAATATGTCACAGATAAATACGGCGAAGATAACGTGGCACAAATCATTACTTTTAACCGTTTAACCTCGAAATCAGTATTAAAAGATGTGGCTAGAGTTATTGGTGTTGAATACTCTGAAGCAGATTATATGGCAAAATTGATTCCTGTTTCGAGGGGAAAACCTACTAAGTTAAAGGTGATGATTTCTGAGGAAACACCAGCTCCAGAATTTAAGGAAAAATATGATAATGAGCCTCATGTGAAGAGGTGGTTAGACATGGCAATTAGAATTGAAGGCACTAATAAAACTTTTGGAGTTCATGCGGCAGGAGTGGTTATTTCTAGTGAAAGATTAGATGAAATTGTGCCTTTACAAAAAAATAATGAAGGTTCAATTATTACTCAATATTTTATGGAGGATTTAGAGTCTTTAGGGTTGTTAAAAATGGACTTTTTAGGCTTAAAAAATCTTACTACTATTCAAAAAACTGCGGAATTAATTAAGCAAAATCAAAACATAACTATTGATGTGGATGAGTTGCCTTTGGGAGAAAGAAAAGCCCTAGAAATTATCGCTAAAGGTACAAGTAAAAAGTTACCCTATGATGTGGCACAAACTCACCAACTTTTAGAAAGGGGTGATTTGGAGGGGGTTTTTCAGCTTGAGTCTGACGGGATGAAACAGATTGTAAAAGACTTAAAACCGTCTGGTATTGAGGATATTTCTTCTATTTTAGCTCTTTATCGTCCGGGTCCTCTGGATGCGGGTTTAATTCCTCTTTTTATCGATCGAAAACATGGTAGAGAAGCCATAAAATATGATCATCCTCTCCTCGAACCTATTTTAAAGGAAACTTATGCAGTACTTGTGTATCAGGAGCAAATTATGAAAATGGCTCAAGATTTAGCAGGGTATTCTTTAGGGGAAGCGGATTTGTTGCGTCGTGCTATGGGTAAAAAGAAGGCTTCGGAGATGGAAAAACATCGAGAAATTTTTATTGATGGTTCGATGAAAAATGGTGTTACCAAAGAAATTGCTGAAAGTTTATTTAAACAAATGGTTCAATTTGCTGAATATTGTTTAAGCTATGATACAGAGGTTTTAACGGTGGAATTTGGAGCAATTCCTATGGGTAAAATTGTGGAAGAAAGACTGAATTGTCAAGTTTATAGTGTGGATAAAAATGGTTTTATTTATACTCAAAATATCGCTCAATGGCACGATCGAGGTGTGCAAGAAGTGTTTGAATATGAATTAGAAGATGGTAGAATAATTAAGGCGACTAAAGATCATAAAATGATGATCGAAAATTGTGAAATGGTAGAGATCGATCGAATTTTTGAGGAAGGATTAGAACTGTTTGAAGTTAATATTTAA
- a CDS encoding type IIL restriction-modification enzyme MmeI, whose protein sequence is MLRVRNNYPDNSLGDLYDRLTMPNDLLKPHQTLDKSVDLCYIPSFL, encoded by the coding sequence ATCCTCCGTGTTAGAAATAATTACCCTGACAATAGTTTAGGTGATTTGTACGATCGATTAACCATGCCTAACGATTTATTAAAACCCCATCAAACCCTTGACAAATCTGTAGATTTATGCTATATACCATCTTTTTTATAA
- a CDS encoding EVE domain-containing protein, giving the protein MKSEPKVYSIEDLQRENTTLWDGVRNYQARNYLKQMHIGDIAFFYHSNCQNIGIIGLMKIIETNVIDRTQFDVNSPYFDIKATINNPRWHTVTVQFKEKFNKVISLNTLKEQFTAEELLVVKKGNRLSVMPIPEKTAQKIILMGNH; this is encoded by the coding sequence ATGAAATCTGAACCTAAAGTCTATAGTATTGAAGACTTACAAAGAGAAAATACCACCCTCTGGGATGGTGTCAGAAACTATCAAGCTAGAAACTATTTAAAACAAATGCACATAGGAGATATAGCCTTTTTTTATCACTCAAATTGTCAAAATATCGGCATTATTGGCTTAATGAAAATTATCGAAACTAATGTGATCGATCGAACTCAATTTGATGTAAATAGTCCTTATTTTGACATAAAAGCAACTATAAACAATCCCCGTTGGCATACGGTAACAGTGCAATTTAAAGAAAAATTCAACAAAGTAATTAGTTTAAATACCTTAAAAGAACAATTTACAGCCGAAGAATTATTAGTTGTCAAAAAAGGAAATCGTTTATCCGTAATGCCCATACCAGAAAAAACCGCCCAAAAAATTATCTTAATGGGCAATCATTAA
- a CDS encoding alpha/beta fold hydrolase — protein MIFLPHKTTNNHKPLFIYLPGMDGSGKLLKSQKGIWENFDVRCVAIPPSHGIHWQDLTRQLMILISPLLKENREIYLCGESFGACLALKLMENIPNLFTKVILINSASAFYQRPWLNLGSYITQMMPDFVYQGSTLILLPFLAKLEALNSRERQRLLSVIASLPPTIVSWRINLLEKFFLNQDKLNQYKKQVLIIASGEDKLLPSLNEAKRLNSIFSQSKINLLPESGHCCLLEKQVDLLKVMENNQEFVSTV, from the coding sequence TTGATATTTTTACCCCATAAAACCACGAATAATCATAAACCTCTTTTTATCTATCTCCCCGGCATGGATGGTAGTGGAAAACTCCTCAAAAGTCAAAAAGGTATTTGGGAAAATTTTGATGTGCGTTGCGTTGCCATTCCTCCTTCTCACGGTATCCACTGGCAAGATTTGACACGACAATTGATGATTCTAATTTCTCCCCTCCTCAAAGAAAACAGAGAAATATATCTTTGTGGAGAATCCTTTGGTGCTTGTTTAGCCCTGAAATTAATGGAAAATATCCCCAACTTATTCACTAAAGTTATTTTAATTAATTCAGCCTCGGCATTTTATCAACGTCCTTGGTTAAACTTAGGTAGTTATATTACCCAAATGATGCCAGATTTTGTCTATCAAGGCTCAACATTAATCTTATTGCCCTTCCTTGCGAAACTGGAAGCCTTAAATTCACGAGAAAGACAGAGACTTTTGTCAGTAATCGCATCCTTACCTCCTACGATAGTATCATGGCGTATCAATTTATTAGAAAAATTTTTCCTCAATCAAGACAAATTAAATCAATACAAAAAACAAGTCTTAATTATTGCGTCAGGAGAAGATAAATTATTACCTTCTTTAAATGAAGCAAAAAGATTAAATAGTATTTTTTCCCAGTCTAAAATTAATCTACTTCCTGAGAGTGGGCATTGTTGTTTATTAGAAAAACAGGTAGATTTACTCAAGGTGATGGAAAATAATCAAGAATTTGTTTCTACGGTTTAA